The following proteins come from a genomic window of Canis lupus dingo isolate Sandy chromosome 20, ASM325472v2, whole genome shotgun sequence:
- the THOC7 gene encoding THO complex subunit 7 homolog isoform X3, which translates to MGAVTDDEVIRKRLLIDGDGAGDDRRINLLVKSFIKWCNSGSQEEGYSQYQRMLSTLSQCEFSMGKTLLVYDMNLREMENYEKIYKEIEYDALAKVIQHHPDRHETLRELESLGKELEHLSHIKESVEDKLELRRKQFHVLLSTIHELQQTLENDEKLSEVEEAQEASIETDPKP; encoded by the exons ATGGGAGCCGTGACTGACG ACGAAGTCATACGGAAGCGTCTCTTAATTGATGGAGATGGTGCCGGAGATGATCGAAGAATCAATCTGCTAGTGAAAAGTTTCATTAAATGGTGCAACTCCGGGTCCCAGGAAGAGGG ATACAGCCAGTACCAACGTATGCTGAGCACACTGTCCCAATGTGAATTTTCAATGGGCAAAACTTTGCTGGTATATGATATGAAtctcagagaaatggaaaattatgaaaaaatttacaaagaaatag aaTATGATGCTTTAGCAAAAGTGATCCAGCACCATCCAGACAGGCATGAGACATTAAG ggaACTAGAGTCCTTGGGAAAAGAACTAGAGCATCTTTCACATATTAAAGAAAGTGTTGAAGATAAG CTGGAATTGAGACGGAAACAGTTTCACGTTCTACTTAGTACCATCCACGAACTTCAGCAAACACTAGAAA ATGATGAAAAGCTCTCAGAGGTAGAAGAAGCTCAAGAAGCCAGCATAGAAACAGATCCTAAGCCATAG
- the THOC7 gene encoding THO complex subunit 7 homolog isoform X2, with protein sequence MGAVTDDEVIRKRLLIDGDGAGDDRRINLLVKSFIKWCNSGSQEEGYSQYQRMLSTLSQCEFSMGKTLLVYDMNLREMENYEKIYKEIECSIAGAHEKIAECKKQILQAKRIRKNRQEYDALAKVIQHHPDRHETLRELESLGKELEHLSHIKESVEDKLELRRKQFHVLLSTIHELQQTLENDEKLSEVEEAQEASIETDPKP encoded by the exons ATGGGAGCCGTGACTGACG ACGAAGTCATACGGAAGCGTCTCTTAATTGATGGAGATGGTGCCGGAGATGATCGAAGAATCAATCTGCTAGTGAAAAGTTTCATTAAATGGTGCAACTCCGGGTCCCAGGAAGAGGG ATACAGCCAGTACCAACGTATGCTGAGCACACTGTCCCAATGTGAATTTTCAATGGGCAAAACTTTGCTGGTATATGATATGAAtctcagagaaatggaaaattatgaaaaaatttacaaagaaatag AATGTAGCATTGCTGGAGCACATGAAAAAATTGCTGAGTGCAAAAAGCAAATTCTTCAAGCAAAGCGAATACGAAAAAATCGCCAAG aaTATGATGCTTTAGCAAAAGTGATCCAGCACCATCCAGACAGGCATGAGACATTAAG ggaACTAGAGTCCTTGGGAAAAGAACTAGAGCATCTTTCACATATTAAAGAAAGTGTTGAAGATAAG CTGGAATTGAGACGGAAACAGTTTCACGTTCTACTTAGTACCATCCACGAACTTCAGCAAACACTAGAAA ATGATGAAAAGCTCTCAGAGGTAGAAGAAGCTCAAGAAGCCAGCATAGAAACAGATCCTAAGCCATAG
- the THOC7 gene encoding THO complex subunit 7 homolog isoform X1, with protein sequence MGAVTDDEVIRKRLLIDGDGAGDDRRINLLVKSFIKWCNSGSQEEGYSQYQRMLSTLSQCEFSMGKTLLVYDMNLREMENYEKIYKEIEPFRIECSIAGAHEKIAECKKQILQAKRIRKNRQEYDALAKVIQHHPDRHETLRELESLGKELEHLSHIKESVEDKLELRRKQFHVLLSTIHELQQTLENDEKLSEVEEAQEASIETDPKP encoded by the exons ATGGGAGCCGTGACTGACG ACGAAGTCATACGGAAGCGTCTCTTAATTGATGGAGATGGTGCCGGAGATGATCGAAGAATCAATCTGCTAGTGAAAAGTTTCATTAAATGGTGCAACTCCGGGTCCCAGGAAGAGGG ATACAGCCAGTACCAACGTATGCTGAGCACACTGTCCCAATGTGAATTTTCAATGGGCAAAACTTTGCTGGTATATGATATGAAtctcagagaaatggaaaattatgaaaaaatttacaaagaaatag aacctttTCGTATAGAATGTAGCATTGCTGGAGCACATGAAAAAATTGCTGAGTGCAAAAAGCAAATTCTTCAAGCAAAGCGAATACGAAAAAATCGCCAAG aaTATGATGCTTTAGCAAAAGTGATCCAGCACCATCCAGACAGGCATGAGACATTAAG ggaACTAGAGTCCTTGGGAAAAGAACTAGAGCATCTTTCACATATTAAAGAAAGTGTTGAAGATAAG CTGGAATTGAGACGGAAACAGTTTCACGTTCTACTTAGTACCATCCACGAACTTCAGCAAACACTAGAAA ATGATGAAAAGCTCTCAGAGGTAGAAGAAGCTCAAGAAGCCAGCATAGAAACAGATCCTAAGCCATAG
- the THOC7 gene encoding THO complex subunit 7 homolog isoform X4 encodes MLSTLSQCEFSMGKTLLVYDMNLREMENYEKIYKEIECSIAGAHEKIAECKKQILQAKRIRKNRQEYDALAKVIQHHPDRHETLRELESLGKELEHLSHIKESVEDKLELRRKQFHVLLSTIHELQQTLENDEKLSEVEEAQEASIETDPKP; translated from the exons ATGCTGAGCACACTGTCCCAATGTGAATTTTCAATGGGCAAAACTTTGCTGGTATATGATATGAAtctcagagaaatggaaaattatgaaaaaatttacaaagaaatag AATGTAGCATTGCTGGAGCACATGAAAAAATTGCTGAGTGCAAAAAGCAAATTCTTCAAGCAAAGCGAATACGAAAAAATCGCCAAG aaTATGATGCTTTAGCAAAAGTGATCCAGCACCATCCAGACAGGCATGAGACATTAAG ggaACTAGAGTCCTTGGGAAAAGAACTAGAGCATCTTTCACATATTAAAGAAAGTGTTGAAGATAAG CTGGAATTGAGACGGAAACAGTTTCACGTTCTACTTAGTACCATCCACGAACTTCAGCAAACACTAGAAA ATGATGAAAAGCTCTCAGAGGTAGAAGAAGCTCAAGAAGCCAGCATAGAAACAGATCCTAAGCCATAG